DNA from Vitis vinifera cultivar Pinot Noir 40024 chromosome 19, ASM3070453v1:
GGTTTAGAGTGTAGATGGGAGGACTAAGAAAAAATATGATTGTTCTAAGGCCTTGACTTTTTTTCTATGttctatgttattttttctttgtaatttatCAATAGCACAAcgatattcttttttttttttttttttttttggatttgtgGAAGTGTTGGCTACTTAGTACTAGAAAGTTGATTTTGTGACGATAAATAAAAGGGAAGTGAAGCAAAAAAGTAAGTGTATACTCAAAGTAAGAAGAACAAGGGATTGACTGTAATCTCCTACTTCTAATTTTGGAGCTTGATAAAGTACTGTGGTTGCAATACTGTCCTCCCCACTCCTAAGGTTGGAGCCTGGTAACGTATGTAATGTCATTACACTATCATCCTCTCCATTCCCCCTCACACTTGACAACTTTAACTCAATAAGAAAATACTCTTTAGATgcataaaaaccaaataaaaatagtagCAATATAACTCAAGAGACAATAACCAAatcagaaaaacaaaaaaaatatcttacCAAATGAAAATAAGTACCTATATCCAAGAAGATCAAGAATTAGGAAATCAACAACTTAAAATCcccatttaaaattttatattcatatataaCACAACCTATATGTCCTGAAAAATCACATTCAAGATCACTGAAGAATATAAGTTTCAACAATAACCTCTAACCGTGAATCAATAGCTATTGAGAAAAGGTGAAAAACCTAAATTGGATACAAAAATTCATTATTAACCACAATAAGTTTGGGTATCAGCAAAACAACCCCAAATAACTTGTGACAAAGATCCTTAGGTAGGGATCAAAAGCTCCTATGGGAtaagaattaagccaaaaagtattgaaacaaaaatatgttaatacatcataagaaggaaaaaaacacTTTGAAATAGGACAATTCTAGGTCTTTTGACCCCAGCCCTTAATTGCAAACAATAACACTCCATGAAGTACATGATATGCATATGTGCAAACCTTACTTTTGTGTGATGTCATTTACGTTTATAATTTACCAAACAAATAGGCTACAAAGATATCAAACAAGGATGcaaaaaatcctcaaaattatatttttgaacaAGCCCAAGCACTACCTACAAAAACcaacatacatacatacattagtggatgtatgtatatatgccacgtatgtatgtatgtatgtatgccATGTATGCAagtgtgtatgtatgtatgtatgtatgtatgtatgtttgtatgtatgtatgtaggTATGTATGCCTCATATTTATGCatgcatgtatgtatgtatgtatgcatgtCATGTATGCGTATGTATGCATATGGATGTTTGTATGCATgcgtatatatgtatgtatgtatgtatgtatgtatgtatgtatgtatgcacTTGTATGTACGTATGCATGCCATGTATGCATATGTATGTATGTCATGTATGCATATGGATGTTTGTATACATgcgtatatatgtatgtatgcatgcattcatatgtatgtatgtatgtatgtatgtatgtatgtatgtatgaatGTATGCATggatgtatgtatgtatgtatgtatgtatggatgtatatatgcatgcatgcatgcatgtatgtatgtatgtatatatgcattcatgcatgtatgtatgcatgcatatatatgtatgtatggaTGCATGCAtgtatatgtatgtatgcatgcatgcatgcatgtataTGTTTGTATGGATGCATGCACGTATGCATTTATGAATGTATGTGCATGTatgcatgcatacatacatgtatgtatgtatgtatgtatgtatgtatgtatgtatgcatgtatgtatgcatgtatGAATGcatgtgtatgtatgtatgtatgtatgccACATATgcatatgtatgtatgtatgccGCGTATGCATATCAATGTATGTGTGCATgcgtatgtatgtatgtatgcatgcatttatgtatgtatgtatgtatgtatgtatgtatgtatgcatgcatgTATATGTTTGTATGGATACATGCATGTATATGTATGTATGAATGCATGCatgtatgtgtgtgtatgtatgtatgtatgcatgcatgcatgtgaTAGAATCaagttttaagaaataattgtaattctttttttcaaaatttaatgcaTTGGTTACATGATAAACctaaaaataaggattttatttttatttccttcaattttttagagacagttttctttcattaattAGTGGATAATTTTCTGCTATTGGATGAATCATTTATTTTGTTAGTTTTCAGTCTTTAATTTAGTTTGTATAATTGAGATAGCATGCGTAGAATATTTGAAATGTTGATGATTCACTTTTGTTTAGATTTTTAGGCCTTCTAGAATACATAGCTTAGCGATATTAGGACTTGACCATCTAGGATACATAGCTCtaagatattagaaattatagtgtaagaaaattatatatgttgTTTCCTGTGGGCAACCATTAAGTCAAGAAATTGAGTTGCTAtcagttttttgtgttttccttcCAAGGAAATTAATTTGTAAAGTTTTGGTTAAAATTTGATGTGTTTGATAAATTAGTGTGTTTGAACCATTGCCCTAGAGCTTGAGAATGTTCTTTTTATATGATGTTTCTATATATGCATCTACTAGCTATATGCCTCTTTTTCACAATATGTATGCatgtatgcatgcatgcatggacGCATGCATGTATGGATGGATACATACATGTATGGATGGATACATACATGTATGGatgcatgtatgtatgtatgcatgaTACATGGAAACATGTATGTATGCCTCGTATGTATGTATGCATCTATTAGTTATATGCCTCTTGTCTACAATATCTATGTACCTCTTGTTCaaatatgtatgtatgtaaGTATGTATGCCACATATGTAGGTATGTATGTCACATGTACATAGATACATGCATCCATATTGTGAACAAGAGGTATATAGCTAGTAGATGCATATATAgaacatcatataaaaaaacattctcAAGCTTTAATGCAAaaaatgttagttcaagaataCAAAGATAAGACAATCCAATACACaaggttttaatgtggtttgatcAATCATACCTACATCCATGGATAAGAGAGAATCATTTTACCATACGATAAAGGATACTATAGAGTACAAAACCCTGAAACATCTTATGTTTTCCCCACTCCATGTGTCTACACCCTAAACCACAAGCCCTATTCTCTAGGAAGTGTGTCCTATTCtccctcacatctctatccaccttgtATAATCTTTACATCATCATTTCCATCTCTTGGCTTTTTTCCCATCATAATCtagaatatataaaaagatattttgaataattttccttattttacaaGAAAATCAATACTATAATAACATATAACttaggaaatattctatacaatcttttttcctttatgcACAATCAATGTGGGAGTAAACAATTTAAGggtatcatttttcttatgcaCAATCAATGTGAGATTCATGATATAAGAACTAGAATCTCATGTGGGAATTCACCTGGTACTAGCAACTTTGCTTGAGAATTTCTTATCTCAAGTGTTGGCCACCTGATCATGAACGATGGTTGATTAAGAGTAAGCTTTCACAAAGTGCCTAATTTAGGGATGGCAAAGTTTAATACCATTCATCAACATGCCTCAAACCCAACACGTTTTTTGCGAGTTAATATTGAGTATAATAGGGTTTACATCAAATTCATATCAACCTGCATATCTcgtttaataaataagtaatttttaggttataatacaaatttgaaaacccatttaataatattcttaattaacttaattataattctaaactatttaatcattatttaattgaGATGCTAATCATATAAACTTATACAAAACCTAATttaacctaattattaaatatgaggagttaattattaaataagttacaCAACATATTACTTATCTAATAATTAAGTCGTATGCGGGTTTATACTTTTAACTCAATTATCATCGTGGCATATTTAGGCTGATGTATTTAATAGAATGCCTAAACTTTTAACATGATACAAACACAATCCACCGTACAAATTGTCACCCTCACAGTCAACAAGGCAATAATAGCTCTTCATAATGGGGTGAGCCCTCAAATTGTTGGTTAGGCCATCCACCACTCTGGGCATACTTTAGAAAGCCCATCTTAATGAGTCAGACCAGGCTGGCTCAATCATCATATAACTGGGCCGGACGAATCACTGTGGGACTCGGCCAGCCATAGCCGAGCATCTATGTGGGCCAGGCAGCATAGCTCCAATAATCATGGCCAAAATGCCATCTGTCTCAGGACACCAAAGGATAACCACCTAACTTCCAGGTCAAGGACCAAGTTTCTCAATCCCTCTAAAGccaatttttttgctttttcaaCTTACCCACATGGATTGAACAACATGTTTCCAAGACTAACCAAGTCCAATGCAAATGAATGCCACAATCCAGGAAGTTAAAGGAGGATTAATTTACAGTTAATTAGAGGACCTATAATACCATGATTTCACTGTTCAAGGGCCTGTGCCAGAATTTTATCCCAAATATAACTAGACATTAATTGTTACGAAGGAGAAGGTTTTGCACCAAGTCTTCATTGCAAAACCAAATTACTGGGATAGCATGAGATAAGTGTTCAGAATTCAGGATTACAAATTAAGAAAAGTAACAGGAATAATCACTCATCATCAGGAGCCATGAAGTAATAAACCATTTTCAATGGCAATAGCATTGATAAATTCAGAATTCAAGAGTAACGTACAggaattttagtaaaaaatctGGGGTTGGCCCAACAATTTGCCTGGTACAGCTCTGGCATTTATTTTGGACCTCATCATACAAAAAGATGATAACCTCCACTGCATGCATTCCGTTggctttttccttttatttcttgGGGATTTTGGTCATTAGGTcaacatttaacattattttccTTGACCTTTCTCTGTCTCACTCGTACCTTGGCTGTGGCAGCATTGAAATAACAGTTTCCATTTTCATACTGACGCGGATTCATCATTCCATCGGTCCCATTCTTCCATCCAAATTCAACTGGGTATCATGATTTACATCACAATTCCTACAGGGTCTTTGCCCACAGGGCAGTGACTTCAAACTtcatattttttagtattatgAAGTACTAGATCCATTATTATTTAAGTTCCTTATATTTAATTGTTTGTTTAGTCTATTAAATTTGTCTAACTCATGCCTTCTTAGGCCGTGTTTGGATGGATAATGTAAATGTAAATGTAAATGGAGGAGACTCTTCTCCACATTTCAAAGCCTTTGATGTAAATTAACTCCAGCAGGACCACTGCAGAATCATAAATAAGTAGAcccaaaagcaaaagaaaaagccTTACTCTAGAGTATAAACCATTTTTAGCTTTCCTTCTCAACTTTCATATATGCTAAAATGAACCCATCAAACCCACCCACCATTCTGATTTTGGTTAAAcgtaacaaaataaaaaaagagatttaTTCAGTATGGACAGAGCACCATACTTCAACATATGGATGCAGGAGTTTACAAAGGTTAAACATGAATTTTACATTATGTATTACAAAACAGATGAAATGTATCACTCCGGGGGATTGGAAACCCTGCATCACATGCACATACAAACTAGacataagggaaaaaaaaatgaagatgccTATGAAAGGACAATGATGATCATCATCGTAGCGCAGGGGACATCATATAAACATAGATGTCGGCCATTGGGGTTCAGCAAGAAGGAAGTTGGATATCATCGTCCAATGGCCGTTGTGTTATCATACTCCCATACCATAGACTGTCATCACTGTCCAtctatgaaaaaatagaaactggCTTATCTCTATTGCTACCTCTATACCTGTCATAACATCCCCTATTCTGACTGTCAATACCAGGCCGAAGCTGATACCAAGTTCCTGTCCTTCCACCCCAACAGCATTGCCCCATCCCTTTCCACCAAGGTATAATGCTCTGAATAGCACCTAAGCAAGGTCCTTATCACTGAGTTAACGTAAGTGCTCAGTGGGTATTGCCGGAAACCCGCCATTGTCAACCTGGATTTCCACTTTCCGAAGAGCTCATGACGCTCCACCCTTTCCTTGCCCTCACAAGCAATAATGTTAACAATATCCCTTGCTAAACAGTGCTGCTCTACATTGATACGCTCCTTTCTCTCCCTGGGCAAGGCCACATCAATTGACTCGAACATTGCTGAGTAGTAGTCTAGAGTTTCTATGAACCTAGTGAAAAAAGGGGTTGTGTTTGTGTTTGATTCTTGCTCCACCAAAGTGGTCACTTTAGGAGAAAGTGACTTCACCATTCTCAGAAGCTCATCCCTTGGGTTGTTCACATCAACACTCTCATCAGGGGTGTGGTGGAGCTGGAGGGGAAAGTTCACAGCCAGAGCCTCACCTGGTCTCACATCCAGCATTTCCTGTGTTATATCAGGAGCAAAAACAGGCACTGGATGGAACTCTACAGGAATTTTGAATTTCTCAGAAATTGCTGCTAGCCGTTTCCCAACTGCATCCAATCCAGCACCACGAGCATACTTATTAACAGGGTCATCAATCCCTGTGATCCGCACACGAGGTGCCCCACTTGGTCTTGCTGCAAGTGCTTGTAAGAGTGTAACCCATTGGGTCCCTTGAGCAATTTGGAAGTCTATGATGTGGATGCGGTCCTCATTTCTGCAGGCTTCAGCAATGGCCCCATTAGCTGCCATGTATCCAAACTTTAAGTAAGGGCAGATTTCGTACAGGATCTGCATGTAAGAAAGCAAGTCCTTGCTTTCAGGCTCTCTACACCTGAGGGCATGGTAAATGTTGTTGCCTGATGCCTCTGTCCTTGCTACTAGCCCTTCTACCAAGTAAGCACCAAGACGCTGGATTGGCTCACCACTAATAGACACAGCACCCCTGGCCTTTTCAACCAACTTCTTAAAATCATCTAATCTATTCTCGGACAGAGCTCTAGCACATTCAATAAGCAATTCCTTAAGATTTCCTGGTGGATTAGACTGCAAAGATCCTTCTTCCATTGCCTTCTGGCGTTTCTCAATGTGAACTCCATCACTGAACTTCCTATAACTAGAAGAAAAGGATGGCTGAGGTTGGAGCACAAGTGACCCCTGGGCCTCTTGGCTCCATGCCCTTGGTGTTGGAACCTGTATCTGTGGTCCCCTATCTTCCCCAAGAGAAGGACTTGGCGTGGTCACTTCATCTGCATCAGGCGCCATAAGAGCAGATTCTAATTCCAGCAGAGCGTGTTTTATGTTGTGGCAAGGACTTGCATTCTGTAAAAGTGAAGTTCCACTAGAATAGCCCTGTAGACTATCTCTCCGACAGCCCACAGAAGGACTTAAATGGTTAAAATAACTGTTGGTTTCAACTGAAGAACAAGAAGCACTGAGTTCTGAAAGATTCTCCGTGGAGCTGTGCTGCTCCTGGCTATCGCTAAATGTAGTAAGAGTGTCACAGTCAAACAGATTTGAAAAAGGAGAGTTCGGTGAGTTCCCAAGATCAAATTTCAAGGACCCAAATAGGCGATTAGGTATCGAAGGGACTGTAGGATGGGAAGATGTGAAGGATAGATCCGCACCAGTCACACTGTATCCAAAAATCTGGCGCGAGTCCATGCTATGGGGTTAGCATGAGCTGTTCTATGTGAAAAGAATTCTTAAGAGACGGTACTGTTTGTAGTTCAGAAAAAGATCAGCCGTAGTTCTCAGGGACCAACTTCCAGCAGCTTTACAATCCTCTGCTTTGAACCAACACTTGCCTACCCTTCAAATAACAAATCGACCTGCAAAGTTGATACATATGAACTGTTAAGTTATTTCTCATGCCCATATCTACAAGCAAATAACAGAAGTAACAATTGTGATTAGAACTTGATAAAAAGTACTCTACCATTCAGACAACACAATTAAAAACTGCAAGAACTAAGGCCAAAGAGCATGCAGAGAGAGATAAAGAGAACCCAGACACAATTACATTGCCTAGCACCTCTCCCATGTCAAACATATCACCTCCCAAAAATACATCATTtccaaggaaaagaagaagaagaaaagcaagCAAAAAGGAAAGAATAGCTCTTGCACAGAACACAACACCCATcatttttcatgttattttttttggagGATGTATCTGCACAAACCAAGTCTTCAAAGGGGATTtccaaaaaatttatgattaatagCTACTGGGCCAAACCAAGTGCATCCTACCATAAAACTGGACAATATTTACAAAGTTAGATGTTTGGGATCCCAGAAAACTAAAAGCACTATTCTTAGTTGAATAAGTTCTTTCATATTCTGGAAACCAAACTGAAATACAAGTTTACAAGCTCTGAAATCTTTAGCTTCTACATGCTGTTTTCCATGAATTTGCTTCCAAAAATCTCCCAAAATTAATGAAAGAAGATCTAAGGTACCCAATAGGGTACAAGCAACCCAAACAATAACATGATTCAACATCATTTAACAAATAAGAACTTGCGAACAAACTAAAAAGCAGACAAACAACTAAATTTGCAAAGAGAAAcaagtttcattttctttcattgatatcaaagaaaattgataaaaatttctcttatttatcaaatcaaaattttaaatatggaaaaaagactgtaaaaatacaaaacaaaacaaacaagcaAGCAAAGAGCGTCTAAGCTTCAAAGCTGAGCTAAGATTCTGTAAACGAAAATTTCAATTCCAAGCTAAATCATTCAATTCAAATACACACACAATCAAATAAATGGACAAAATCCACACTAATAATGTTTTTCAACTAATCCAAGGCCCTTTAGGTCTGTTTGGTTGCAGAGAAAGTGCATGAGGATAACAGAAGATCAATCAACGAAACCAAAACTCTGACCTGAGCTACCACCCCAAACCCAAACAACAGAAACCACAACCACAAAAGCCAACTTTCTTCTCCCCAACTTTCTCCGCAACCAAACACCATTGAAACGAGAATAAACTAAAATCAGAGGAGACAGAAAGGAAATACACAGAAACAGAAGCACTTATTTCTGGAAAATCACCTGAAAGTTTCAATAGAAGGAaccaaaacttccaattttccGTTTGGGGTCTTCTATTATGCGGTCAATCACTCCGGTCAGCTTCGATGAATTCCGTTTCGATTTAGGGCTTCTTTGTTTTGCTGAGCTTCAGAATCTTGCCAAACGATGATGAGCTCGGGTCTGCGTTCTATATATCTAAATAGGAGGCGAGAGTTGACGGAATCTTGCAGGGAAATTAACGGAAACGCAGAGTCGTTGGGAATTATTGGGGTTTCTTTAACGGAGCCCGCCATCGGTATTTAACGGCCGCTCCGCCGACCATACTCTTCACATACAAGTCGAACATTCCTTGCTCCTTCTATCTTGTGTTTAAGAAACAGTTCGCTCACGCGCTTCTTTTGAAGCACATAGCCCTGGTCGACTACGTGGCACTGAATGAAGGTAAGTCGGTTCCACAAGCACACCATTTTGATTGGTAATATGAAGAATGGTGAAGATAAGATCATAAGAGAAAGTAATTGAATTGAAtgtgaatataaaataaaaaacagtattcttccttttcattttaataatttttattttttacaatgtCAATGAATTTATGGCAATATATAAATTGGTTAAATTCTATTTAAgttaagtaataagtaataaTCTTCATCCACtttactataaataaaaaatttaaatattttttaattttacatcaATCAAGAAAATTTGCCAATTTTACCCATATTTTGTAAGGAAACAAAAGTCTTATATTGCCTCATTCAACACGtcataaaaagagaaaatttgagTGGCAGTTTCCCAATACAGAAAGACCCACGCGCTGCGCACGA
Protein-coding regions in this window:
- the LOC100267541 gene encoding chitin-inducible gibberellin-responsive protein 1, which gives rise to MDSRQIFGYSVTGADLSFTSSHPTVPSIPNRLFGSLKFDLGNSPNSPFSNLFDCDTLTTFSDSQEQHSSTENLSELSASCSSVETNSYFNHLSPSVGCRRDSLQGYSSGTSLLQNASPCHNIKHALLELESALMAPDADEVTTPSPSLGEDRGPQIQVPTPRAWSQEAQGSLVLQPQPSFSSSYRKFSDGVHIEKRQKAMEEGSLQSNPPGNLKELLIECARALSENRLDDFKKLVEKARGAVSISGEPIQRLGAYLVEGLVARTEASGNNIYHALRCREPESKDLLSYMQILYEICPYLKFGYMAANGAIAEACRNEDRIHIIDFQIAQGTQWVTLLQALAARPSGAPRVRITGIDDPVNKYARGAGLDAVGKRLAAISEKFKIPVEFHPVPVFAPDITQEMLDVRPGEALAVNFPLQLHHTPDESVDVNNPRDELLRMVKSLSPKVTTLVEQESNTNTTPFFTRFIETLDYYSAMFESIDVALPRERKERINVEQHCLARDIVNIIACEGKERVERHELFGKWKSRLTMAGFRQYPLSTYVNSVIRTLLRCYSEHYTLVERDGAMLLGWKDRNLVSASAWY